A section of the Glycine max mitochondrion, complete genome genome encodes:
- the orf106b gene encoding hypothetical protein, translating into MTKYSPILQHSEWRSWPDPLSYKVLLLQQRAVAKSGVHVSQREELLSSLSLYFKTDFEFERGGRDDKGIGQRHLSSHRRSGPNLIKGCLALPKGVKCKWQSPVPRK; encoded by the coding sequence ATGACTAAGTATAGTCCCATTCTTCAACATTCGGAATGGCGATCTTGGCCCGACCCTCTTTCTTATAAGGTACTTTTGCTACAGCAGAGGGCAGTTGCCAAGAGTGGAGTTCACGTGTCCCAAAGGGAAGAGCTCTTGAGCTCCCTCTCCCTCTATTTTAAGACAGACTTTGAGTTTGAGCGGGGAGGGCGAGATGACAAGGGAATCGGCCAAAGGCATCTATCATCTCATCGGAGAAGCGGTCCTAATCTAATAAAGGGTTGCCTTGCCTTACCAAAAGGAGTGAAATGTAAATGGCAATCCCCGGTGCCAAGAAAGTAA
- the rpl16 gene encoding ribosomal protein L16, with the protein MLLRKYLLVTESQVSKCGFHIVKKKGDVLYPKRTKFSKYRKGRCSRGCKPDGTKLGFGRYGTQSCRAGRLSYRAIEAARRAIIGHFHRAMSGQFRKNGKIWVRVFADIPITGKPTEVRMGRGKGNPTGWIARVSTGQVLFEMDGVSLSNARQAATLAAHKPCSSTKFVQWS; encoded by the coding sequence ATGCTTCTGCGGAAGTATCTACTCGTTACGGAATCTCAGGTGTCAAAGTGTGGATTTCATATAGTAAAAAAAAAAGGGGACGTGCTATATCCGAAACGTACGAAATTTAGTAAATATCGTAAAGGCAGATGTAGTAGGGGTTGCAAACCAGACGGAACAAAACTTGGTTTTGGAAGATATGGCACTCAAAGTTGTAGAGCTGGGCGTCTTTCATATCGAGCCATTGAAGCAGCGCGTCGGGCTATAATCGGACACTTCCATCGTGCTATGAGCGGACAATTCCGAAAAAATGGTAAGATATGGGTAAGAGTTTTCGCAGATATCCCTATTACCGGGAAACCTACAGAAGTCAGAATGGGAAGAGGAAAAGGAAATCCTACGGGTTGGATTGCTCGTGTGTCCACGGGACAAGTCCTATTTGAAATGGATGGTGTGAGTTTGTCAAATGCTCGACAAGCCGCTACATTAGCGGCGCATAAACCATGTTCGTCAACCAAGTTTGTTCAGTGGTCGTAA
- the rps3 gene encoding ribosomal protein S3 — translation MARKGNPISVRLDLNRSSDSSRFSDYYYGKLVYQDVNLRSYFGSIRPPARLTFGFRLGRCILIHFPKRTFIHFFLPRRPRRLKRRKKSRPGKEKGRWWAFGKVGPIGCLHSSDNTEEERNEVRGRRAGKRVESIRLDDREKQNEIRIWPKKKQRYGYHDRSPSIKKNLSKSLRVSGAFKHPKYAGVVNDIAFLIENDDSFKKRKLFKLFFPKKSRSDGPTSHLFKRTLPAVRPSLNYSVMQYLLNRKNQMHFDPVVVLNHFVAPGVAEPSTMGGAKQGRGLDKRIRSRIAFFVESSTSEKKCLAEAKKRLTHFIRLANDLRFAGTTKTTISLFPFFGATFFFPRDRVGFYNHLSFEDAREPLLGQLRIKCWNLMGKDKVMELIDKFIDLGRIGEWIKGIEMMIEIILRNRRIPYGYNSYLNEVKKMRSLLSNRTNTNTLIESVKIKSVYQSASPIAQDISFQLRKKTRSFRSIFSRIVKDIPLVMKKGVEGIRICCSGRSEGAEIARTECGKYGKTSRNVFNQKIDYASAEVSTRYGISGVKVWISYSKKKRGRAISETYEI, via the exons ATGGCACGAAAAGGAAATCCGATTTCGGTAAGACTCGATCTGAATCGTAGTTCAGATTCAAGTCGGTTCAGTGA TTATTATTATGGTAAATTAGTGTATCAAGATGTCAATCTGAGATCTTATTTCGGTTCGATACGTCCACCTGCGAGACTAACCTTTGGCTTTCGTCTCGGTAGGTGTATTCTTATACATTTTCCCAAAAGAACATTCATTCATTTCTTTCTTCCCCGTCGACCACGACGACTGAAACGACGCAAAAAATCCAGACCCGGAAAGGAGAAGGGCCGGTGGTGGGCATTTGGGAAAGTCGGGCCGATCGGGTGTCTTCATTCCAGCGACAATACAGAAGAAGAACGAAACGAAGTGAGAGGCCGGAGGGCAGGGAAAAGAGTCGAGTCGATCAGGCTCGACGACCGGGAGAAGCAAAACGAAATTCGGATTTGGCCGAAAAAGAAGCAACGCTATGGATACCATGACCGATCACCATCGATAAAGAAGAATCTTTCTAAATCACTTCGGGTCAGCGGGGCCTTCAAGCATCCGAAATACGCCGGGGTTGTAAATGACATAGCGTTCCTGATAGAAAATGACGACTCCTTCAAAAAAAGGAAGTTATTTAAGTTATTTTTCCCCAAGAAGTCCCGCTCCGACGGCCCGACGAGTCATCTATTTAAAAGGACCCTCCCTGCAGTGCGCCCCTCCTTGAATTATTCGGTCATGCAATACTTATTGAATAGAAAGAACCAAATGCATTTCGACCCCGTCGTAGTTCTAAATCATTTCGTGGCACCGGGCGTGGCTGAACCATCAACGATGGGGGGAGCGAAACAGGGAAGAGGCTTAGATAAGAGAATACGTTCTCGCATCGCTTTTTTTGTAGAAAGCTCGACCAGCGAGAAAAAGTGTTTGGCCGAAGCCAAAAAGAGGTTGACCCACTTCATTCGCTTGGCGAATGATCTTCGCTTCGCGGGAACAACAAAAACAACCATCTCGCTCTTTCCTTTCTTCGGTGCTACCTTTTTCTTTCCAAGGGATAGAGTTGGTTTTTATAATCACCTTTCTTTTGAGGATGCCCGGGAACCACTCCTAGGTCAATTAAGGATCAAATGTTGGAACCTCATGGGTAAGGATAAGGTAATGGAATTGATAGATAAATTCATAGACCTAGGTAGGATAGGAGAATGGATAAAGGGAATAGAGATGATGATAGAGATCATACTGAGAAACAGAAGAATTCCGTACGGGTACAACTCTTATTTGAACGAAGTGAAAAAAATGCGATCTTTGTTGTCTAATAGAACAAACACGAATACCTTAATTGAGTCGGTCAAGATCAAATCTGTTTATCAAAGTGCTTCTCCGATTGCTCAAGACATTTCTTTTCAACTGAGAAAGAAAACAAGATCATTTCGTTCCATTTTTAGTAGAATAGTGAAGGATATTCCATTAGTAATGAAAAAAGGGGTTGAGGGGATCCGTATATGTTGTTCAGGTCGATCAGAAGGCGCAGAAATAGCTAGAACTGAATGCGGAAAGTATGGAAAAACATCTCGTAATGTATTTAACCAGAAAATCGATTATGCTTCTGCGGAAGTATCTACTCGTTACGGAATCTCAGGTGTCAAAGTGTGGATTTCATATAGTAAAAAAAAAAGGGGACGTGCTATATCCGAAACGTACGAAATTTAG
- the orf114a gene encoding hypothetical protein, with translation MLNPCRLNRSRMCLLLQETLDSQREGSHPFSPFLNESSSQLRAGGGYPNINIKLSILIFLNISRFFPSFLFSYLTGNAFTLNTNPISMKKPTPDPDVNRRFLGESFFSFFVDFT, from the coding sequence ATGCTGAACCCTTGCCGGCTTAATAGATCCAGGATGTGCCTTCTACTCCAGGAGACCCTTGACTCTCAACGAGAGGGATCGCACCCATTTAGCCCTTTCCTAAACGAAAGCTCTTCTCAACTACGAGCCGGAGGGGGGTACCCGAACATTAATATTAAATTAAGTATATTAATATTTCTTAATATAAGTCGCTTCTTCCCCTCGTTCCTTTTCTCTTATCTCACTGGAAATGCATTCACACTGAACACCAACCCAATCTCAATGAAGAAGCCTACCCCGGACCCTGACGTGAACAGACGCTTTCTCGGAGAAAGCTTTTTTTCTTTCTTTGTTGACTTCACCTAG
- the atp9 gene encoding ATPase subunit 9 gives MLEGAKSIGAGAATIASAGAAVGIGNVFSSLIHSVARNPSLAKQLFGYAILGFALTEAIALFALMMAFLILFVF, from the coding sequence ATGTTAGAAGGTGCAAAATCAATAGGTGCCGGAGCTGCTACAATTGCTTCAGCGGGAGCTGCTGTAGGTATTGGAAACGTATTCAGTTCATTAATTCATTCCGTGGCAAGAAATCCATCATTGGCAAAACAGTTATTCGGATATGCAATCCTGGGCTTTGCTCTAACCGAGGCTATTGCCTTGTTCGCATTAATGATGGCCTTTTTGATTCTCTTTGTTTTCTAA
- the matR gene encoding maturase gives MKEAIRMVLESIYDPEFPDTSHFRSGRGRYSALRRIKEEWGTSRWFLEFDIRKCFHTIDRHRLIPIFKEEIDDPKFFYSIHKVFSAGRLVGGEKGPYSVPHSVLLSALPGNIYLHKLDQEIGRIRQKYEIPRIRSVLLRTGRIDDQENSGEEASFNAPQDNRAIIVGRVKSIQRKAAFHSLVSSWHTPPTSTPRRRGDQKTPFVFPPSSALAAFLNKPSSLLCAAFLIEAAGLTPKAEFYGRECFYYNNWAMRDLIKYCKRKGLLIELGGEARLVIRSERGLARKLAPFKKNHYFIRICYVRYADDLLLGIVGAVELLIEIQKRIAHFLQSGLNLWVGSAGSTTIAARSTVEFPGTVIREVPPRTTPIQFLRELEKRLRVKHRIHITVCHLRSAIHSKFRNLGNSLPIKQLTKGMSETGSLLDGVPLAETLGTAGVRSPQVSVLWGTVQHIWQGSRGISLLHSSGRSNAPSDVQEAVARSGMSVRKLSLYTPAGRKAAGEGGGHWAGSISSEFPIQIEAPIKKILRRLRDRGIISRRRPWPIHVACLTNVSDGDIVNWSAGIAISPLSYYRCRDNLYQVRTIVDHQIRWSAIFTLAHKHKSSARHIIPKYSKDSNIVNQEGGKTLAEFPNSIELGKLGPGQDPNNKEHSTTSLVVFFLLVAMRTGVYL, from the coding sequence ATGAAAGAGGCGATCAGAATGGTACTCGAATCCATTTATGATCCCGAGTTTCCAGACACATCGCACTTCCGCTCGGGTCGAGGCCGCTACTCGGCCCTAAGACGGATCAAAGAAGAGTGGGGAACCTCTCGCTGGTTTTTGGAATTCGACATCAGGAAGTGTTTTCACACCATCGACCGACATCGACTCATCCCAATCTTTAAGGAAGAGATCGACGATCCCAAGTTCTTTTACTCCATTCATAAAGTCTTTTCCGCCGGACGACTCGTAGGAGGTGAGAAGGGCCCTTACTCCGTCCCACACAGTGTACTACTATCGGCCCTACCAGGCAACATCTACCTACACAAGCTCGATCAGGAGATAGGAAGGATCCGACAAAAGTACGAAATTCCTAGAATAAGATCGGTTCTATTAAGGACAGGTCGTATTGATGACCAAGAAAACTCTGGAGAAGAAGCAAGCTTCAACGCTCCCCAAGACAACAGAGCCATCATTGTGGGCAGGGTCAAGAGCATTCAACGCAAAGCGGCCTTTCATTCCCTTGTTTCGTCGTGGCACACCCCCCCCACAAGCACCCCCCGGCGAAGGGGGGACCAGAAAACGCCTTTCGTTTTCCCCCCTTCGTCGGCCCTTGCCGCCTTCCTTAACAAGCCCTCGAGCCTCCTTTGCGCCGCCTTCTTAATAGAAGCCGCCGGGTTGACCCCGAAGGCCGAATTCTATGGTAGAGAATGCTTTTATTATAATAATTGGGCCATGAGAGACCTTATTAAGTATTGCAAAAGAAAGGGCCTGCTGATAGAGCTGGGCGGGGAGGCGAGACTAGTTATCAGGTCAGAGAGAGGCCTGGCCCGTAAACTGGCCCCCTTCAAAAAAAACCATTATTTCATAAGGATTTGTTACGTGCGATATGCCGACGACTTACTACTGGGAATCGTGGGTGCCGTAGAGCTTCTCATAGAAATACAAAAACGTATCGCCCACTTCCTACAATCCGGCCTGAACCTTTGGGTAGGCTCTGCAGGATCAACAACAATAGCTGCACGGAGTACGGTAGAATTCCCCGGTACGGTCATTCGGGAAGTCCCTCCGAGGACGACTCCCATACAATTCTTGCGAGAGCTGGAGAAGCGTCTACGGGTAAAGCACCGTATCCATATAACTGTTTGCCACCTACGCTCCGCCATCCATTCCAAGTTTAGGAACCTAGGGAATAGTCTCCCGATCAAACAGCTGACGAAGGGGATGAGCGAAACAGGGAGTCTACTGGACGGGGTTCCACTAGCGGAGACTCTTGGAACAGCTGGAGTAAGAAGTCCCCAAGTAAGCGTATTATGGGGGACCGTCCAGCACATCTGGCAAGGATCAAGGGGGATCTCGTTGTTGCATAGCTCAGGTCGGAGCAACGCGCCATCGGACGTTCAAGAGGCAGTCGCACGATCGGGCATGAGTGTCCGGAAGTTGTCATTGTATACTCCCGCGGGTCGGAAGGCGGCGGGGGAAGGAGGAGGACACTGGGCGGGATCTATCAGCAGCGAATTCCCCATACAGATAGAGGCGCCTATCAAAAAGATACTCCGAAGGCTTCGGGATCGAGGTATCATTAGCCGAAGAAGACCCTGGCCAATCCACGTGGCCTGCTTGACGAACGTCAGCGACGGAGACATCGTAAATTGGTCTGCGGGCATCGCGATAAGTCCTCTGTCCTACTACAGGTGCCGCGACAACCTTTACCAAGTCCGAACGATTGTCGACCACCAGATCCGCTGGTCTGCAATATTCACCCTAGCCCACAAGCACAAATCCTCGGCGCGGCATATAATCCCCAAGTACTCCAAAGACTCAAATATAGTCAATCAAGAAGGTGGTAAGACCCTTGCAGAGTTCCCCAACAGCATAGAGCTTGGGAAGCTCGGACCCGGTCAAGATCCGAACAACAAGGAGCACTCCACTACTAGTCTAGTCGTTTTTTTTCTATTAGTTGCGATGCGAACAGGCGTTTACTTATGA
- the orf100c gene encoding hypothetical protein, translating to MVSKPGNFDIFLHVTLVYWHEQCVLSRLLASKSCNHISMVKEKGTSNGHRIERQEQEPLLDWKDERRKKRSGCEIPNLNERDDQIYMLTKCFACNRWQKD from the coding sequence ATGGTATCAAAACCGGGAAATTTTGATATTTTTCTTCATGTCACCCTTGTGTATTGGCATGAACAGTGCGTTTTATCGAGATTGTTGGCATCCAAATCTTGTAATCACATCTCCATGGTGAAAGAGAAGGGAACAAGCAACGGACATAGAATAGAGAGGCAAGAGCAGGAACCACTGCTTGACTGGAAAGACGAAAGGCGGAAAAAGAGATCGGGATGTGAGATTCCTAATTTAAATGAAAGGGATGACCAGATATATATGCTCACAAAGTGCTTTGCCTGTAATCGATGGCAGAAAGACTAA
- the orf136b gene encoding hypothetical protein, translating to MNSDSDSEVRIFGCFVLDPCGSACWATSLNQTSPRRSSTRSTALAASCPVASYSAGSPSKQVSAPETHPSPVAYSFSYIVVAYSASWSSYCSRASFHSSSLRPRRSSGSIQLTLVSMLIGFVLLHVGNQNRIRFST from the coding sequence ATGAATTCAGATTCCGACTCCGAAGTCCGGATATTTGGTTGCTTTGTACTCGACCCATGTGGTTCGGCTTGTTGGGCCACCTCACTTAACCAAACATCTCCGAGAAGAAGTTCTACCAGATCTACAGCACTTGCTGCTTCATGCCCGGTTGCATCTTACTCTGCTGGTTCACCTTCGAAACAGGTCTCCGCACCTGAGACACATCCTTCTCCTGTTGCTTATTCTTTTTCCTATATTGTGGTGGCTTATTCAGCGAGCTGGAGCTCCTACTGTTCCCGCGCCAGCTTCCACTCTAGCTCCCTTCGGCCTCGAAGATCATCAGGTTCCATCCAACTCACTCTAGTTTCTATGTTAATTGGTTTTGTACTTCTGCATGTTGGGAATCAAAATAGAATAAGATTTTCTACTTGA
- the cox2 gene encoding cytochrome c oxidase subunit 2 — MKFEWLFLTIAPCDAAEPWQLGFQDAATPMMQGIIDLHHDIFFFLILILVFVSRILVRALWHFHYKKNPIPQRIVHGTTIEILRTIFPSIIPMFIAIPSFALLYSMDEVVVDPAITIKAIGHQWYRTYEYSDYNSSDEQSLTFDSYTIPEDDLELGQSRLLEVDNRVVVPAKTHLRIIVTPADVPHSWAVPSLGVKCDAVPGRLNQISISVQREGVYYGQCSEICGTNHAFTPIVVEAVPSKDYGSRVFNQLIPQTTGEA; from the coding sequence ATGAAATTCGAATGGCTATTCCTCACGATTGCTCCTTGTGATGCAGCGGAACCATGGCAATTAGGATTTCAAGACGCAGCAACACCTATGATGCAAGGAATAATAGACTTACATCACGATATCTTTTTCTTCCTCATTCTGATTTTGGTTTTCGTATCACGGATCTTGGTTCGCGCTTTATGGCATTTCCACTATAAAAAAAATCCAATCCCGCAAAGGATTGTTCATGGAACTACTATCGAGATTCTTCGGACCATATTTCCTAGTATCATCCCGATGTTCATTGCTATACCATCATTTGCTCTGTTATACTCAATGGACGAGGTAGTAGTAGATCCAGCCATTACTATCAAAGCTATTGGACATCAATGGTATCGGACTTATGAGTATTCAGACTATAACAGTTCCGATGAACAGTCACTCACTTTTGACAGTTATACGATTCCAGAAGATGATCTAGAATTGGGTCAATCACGTTTATTAGAAGTGGACAATAGAGTGGTTGTACCAGCCAAAACTCATCTACGTATTATTGTAACACCTGCTGATGTACCTCATAGTTGGGCTGTACCTTCCTTAGGTGTCAAATGTGATGCTGTACCTGGTCGTTTAAATCAGATCTCTATTTCGGTACAACGAGAAGGGGTTTACTATGGTCAGTGCAGTGAGATTTGTGGAACTAATCATGCCTTTACGCCTATCGTCGTAGAAGCAGTTCCTAGTAAAGATTATGGTTCTCGGGTTTTCAATCAATTAATCCCACAAACAACAGGGGAAGCTTAA
- the orf241 gene encoding hypothetical protein — translation MVRRFRPFSPHLPVFQQFLYSFLIIIPLLGMFYYLCLMQSSSETFYTLVWRLACSLSKEALSRLLLRGSSVTLIMAGGFALRAFFLATEGGLSMENSMMPHPHGAAESTHSDGFTYTSDMVPDSSSSGRSISSVEQPIPEEKPYIALLQLEGERKRVMEEILHIVEGQLEDPGLPRGPHEQALRFCWFELDINDNSSLTDLQDWRGSLRGGNLGQYQSIFGFYKPGGIYYPGNTPPGYKAH, via the coding sequence ATGGTTAGAAGATTTCGACCGTTCTCTCCTCATCTTCCTGTCTTCCAACAATTTCTCTATTCATTCCTAATCATTATTCCTTTACTGGGTATGTTCTATTATCTTTGTCTCATGCAGAGTTCTTCGGAAACGTTCTATACTCTGGTCTGGAGACTTGCTTGCTCACTGAGCAAGGAAGCCTTATCCAGACTCTTACTTCGTGGCTCCTCCGTTACTCTCATCATGGCAGGTGGATTCGCTCTACGGGCCTTCTTCCTGGCGACCGAAGGAGGGCTATCCATGGAGAATTCCATGATGCCTCACCCTCACGGAGCTGCCGAATCCACCCATTCTGATGGGTTTACTTATACTTCCGATATGGTTCCGGATTCGTCAAGTTCCGGGCGGAGTATAAGTTCCGTGGAGCAGCCTATTCCAGAAGAGAAACCATACATCGCACTCCTTCAGCTAGAGGGGGAGCGAAAACGGGTTATGGAAGAAATTCTCCACATCGTGGAAGGGCAATTGGAAGACCCGGGGCTGCCACGGGGTCCACATGAGCAAGCCCTACGCTTCTGTTGGTTTGAACTGGATATAAATGATAATTCCAGTCTTACCGATCTTCAAGACTGGAGGGGTTCACTAAGAGGGGGTAACCTTGGGCAATACCAATCCATTTTTGGTTTCTATAAGCCCGGGGGGATTTATTATCCAGGGAATACTCCTCCAGGTTATAAAGCCCACTAG